A region of Candidatus Polarisedimenticolia bacterium DNA encodes the following proteins:
- a CDS encoding VOC family protein, with the protein MVKQAKNTICLWYDGDAEDAARFYTFPDSSVGAVHRAPGDFPSGKKGDVLTVEFTVMGIPCLGLNGGPEFTHNEAFSFQVATADQAETDRYWNAIVGNGGQESACGWCKDKWGLSWQITPIALTKAITDSDPAAAKRAFDAMMEMRKIDIAAIEAARRG; encoded by the coding sequence ATGGTCAAGCAAGCAAAGAACACGATTTGTCTTTGGTACGATGGCGACGCCGAGGACGCGGCGCGGTTTTACACCTTTCCCGATTCGTCCGTTGGCGCGGTGCACCGCGCGCCGGGAGACTTTCCGTCCGGGAAGAAGGGGGACGTGTTGACGGTTGAGTTTACCGTGATGGGAATTCCCTGCCTCGGGCTGAACGGCGGACCCGAGTTCACGCACAACGAAGCGTTCTCGTTTCAGGTCGCAACCGCTGACCAGGCCGAAACTGATCGTTACTGGAACGCGATCGTCGGCAATGGGGGCCAAGAGAGTGCATGCGGCTGGTGCAAGGACAAATGGGGATTGTCCTGGCAGATTACGCCGATCGCTCTGACCAAAGCGATAACCGATTCCGATCCCGCTGCCGCCAAGCGCGCGTTCGATGCGATGATGGAGATGAGAAAGATCGACATCGCTGCAATCGAGGCGGCGCGCCGCGGTTGA
- a CDS encoding LysE family translocator, whose amino-acid sequence MTWTSWILFTTTETFLCLTPGPAVLFVISHGLSRGGRSSLWANAGILSGNACYFLLSAFGLGAVLLASHAVFTGIKYAGAAYLVYLGMRTFRGAGLAVAPVTVERPAQPGWRTLTRGFAIQAANPKALIFFAALLPQFINPKAPVAVQVAILGITSVVIEFAVLAGYGFLAGRAARAARRSRFIIATNRASGAMLVIAGGSLALTANR is encoded by the coding sequence GTGACATGGACCTCGTGGATCCTGTTCACCACGACCGAGACCTTTCTCTGCCTGACGCCCGGCCCCGCCGTCCTGTTCGTCATCTCGCACGGGCTGTCGCGCGGCGGACGAAGCTCCCTGTGGGCGAACGCGGGGATCCTTTCCGGCAATGCCTGTTATTTTCTCCTCTCGGCCTTCGGACTCGGCGCCGTGCTGCTGGCCTCGCACGCCGTATTCACCGGAATCAAGTATGCGGGGGCTGCTTACCTGGTCTATCTGGGGATGAGGACGTTCCGCGGCGCCGGACTGGCCGTCGCGCCCGTTACGGTCGAGCGGCCCGCGCAGCCAGGCTGGCGGACCCTGACGCGCGGCTTCGCGATTCAGGCCGCCAACCCCAAGGCGCTGATTTTCTTCGCGGCCCTGCTCCCGCAGTTCATCAACCCGAAGGCGCCGGTGGCGGTCCAGGTGGCCATCCTGGGTATCACCTCGGTGGTCATCGAATTCGCCGTCCTGGCGGGCTACGGCTTCCTCGCCGGCCGCGCCGCCCGAGCCGCGCGGCGATCCCGCTTCATCATCGCGACGAACCGCGCCAGCGGCGCGATGTTAGTCATCGCCGGCGGCAGCCTGGCCCTGACGGCAAACCGCTGA
- a CDS encoding DoxX family protein, which yields MERWLGRYSEVLYAVTRAVLGFLFACHGAQKLLGKFGGQGWPSEPMMLIAGIIELGGGILVAIGLWAGFAAFLASGLMAFAYFMAHAKGGFWPILNRGELAVVYCFIFLYIASKGSGRYSVEGLMRGRRL from the coding sequence ATGGAGCGTTGGCTCGGTAGGTACTCGGAAGTGCTCTACGCGGTCACGCGCGCGGTGCTCGGGTTCCTCTTCGCCTGCCACGGGGCCCAGAAGCTGCTGGGGAAGTTCGGCGGGCAGGGCTGGCCTTCCGAGCCGATGATGCTTATCGCCGGGATCATCGAGCTGGGCGGCGGAATCCTCGTCGCCATCGGCCTGTGGGCCGGATTCGCCGCCTTCCTCGCGAGCGGCCTGATGGCGTTCGCCTACTTCATGGCGCACGCCAAGGGCGGATTCTGGCCCATCCTGAACCGCGGCGAGCTGGCGGTCGTCTACTGCTTCATCTTTCTGTATATTGCCTCGAAGGGCTCGGGACGCTACAGCGTCGAGGGCCTGATGCGCGGCCGGCGTCTCTGA
- a CDS encoding DUF6503 family protein, which translates to MMPYLALAVLSSLTAKELLDRSIAYHDPHGSWERGAFEVTELASQPDGTAHRNVFRFDNARNRFELESSVDGRVLNLVVENDDAVARVDGEAHLSADELERYRLKPAQVLSRRNRDLYLWGLPMKLRDPGTRLDPRVKETHFGGRAVYQLRVTYDAGVGSDTWYFFLDRETYALVGHRYHHDESAGDGEYAVLSGEIAGLDLRLPRVRQWYTNKDDKAVITHTILSIVAP; encoded by the coding sequence ATGATGCCTTATCTCGCCCTCGCCGTGCTTTCTTCATTAACCGCGAAGGAACTGTTGGACCGGTCGATCGCCTACCACGATCCCCACGGGAGTTGGGAGCGAGGGGCATTCGAGGTTACTGAGCTTGCAAGCCAACCGGACGGAACGGCCCATCGCAACGTTTTTCGGTTCGACAACGCCCGGAACCGGTTCGAGTTGGAGAGCTCTGTCGACGGCCGCGTTCTCAACCTCGTGGTGGAGAATGACGACGCAGTCGCGCGCGTTGATGGGGAGGCGCATTTGTCCGCCGATGAACTCGAGCGCTATCGATTGAAGCCCGCCCAGGTCTTGTCGAGGCGTAACAGGGATCTGTACCTCTGGGGCCTACCGATGAAGCTCAGAGACCCCGGCACCCGACTGGACCCACGAGTGAAGGAGACGCATTTCGGGGGAAGAGCCGTCTACCAACTTCGCGTCACTTACGACGCAGGCGTCGGCAGCGATACGTGGTATTTCTTCCTGGATCGTGAAACGTACGCGCTTGTCGGCCATCGTTATCATCATGACGAATCAGCAGGGGACGGCGAGTACGCCGTATTGAGCGGGGAGATCGCGGGCCTGGACCTCCGGCTTCCACGAGTGAGACAATGGTATACAAACAAGGACGACAAGGCGGTCATCACACATACGATTCTGTCCATCGTCGCGCCCTGA
- a CDS encoding ATP-binding protein codes for METDRADLERRILILAPTGKDAELCASILAEAGIACVTCNDALDLAFEIDRGVGAVILAEEAIGDGREETLLDAVERQPPWSDPPFMLLTLAGSESPVGELALATLGNVTLMERPLRIASLVSTVRSALRARDRQYQIREHLVERDRVAETLREADRRKDEFLALLAHELRNPLAPIRNSLHVLRISPPSEGLFERVSEMMERQVNHMVRLVDDLLEVSRITRGKIELRRESIDLATLMRYSIETSRPLIEAAGHELILDLPPEPILLEGDPTRLSQILANLLNNAAKYMDRGGRIWVGASVKGGQVVISVRDAGIGIPAEALPRIFEMFMQGESHPGRTRGGLGIGLTLVKRLVEMHDGSVEARSEGAGKGSEFLVRLPLAANQQPRTGSGDPAGAASHLPSTRVLIVDDNRDSADSLGLLLKLRGVDVRVVHGGAEALESIEAYQPAIVLLDIGMPGMDGYEVARKIRQHPAGRSMKLIALTGWGQEQDRRRTREAGFDHHLVKPADAAVLEALFNSFEVPARARRLEP; via the coding sequence TCGATCGGGGCGTGGGCGCCGTGATCCTCGCCGAAGAGGCGATCGGCGACGGGCGCGAGGAGACGCTGCTCGACGCCGTCGAGCGCCAGCCTCCCTGGTCGGATCCGCCCTTCATGCTCCTGACGCTGGCGGGGTCCGAGTCGCCGGTCGGCGAGCTGGCGCTCGCGACGCTCGGGAACGTGACGCTCATGGAGCGGCCGCTCCGGATCGCCTCGCTCGTCAGCACGGTGCGCTCGGCGCTGCGGGCGCGTGACCGCCAGTACCAGATCCGGGAGCACCTTGTCGAGCGCGACCGGGTCGCGGAGACGTTGCGGGAAGCCGACCGGCGCAAGGACGAGTTCCTGGCGCTTCTGGCCCACGAGCTGCGCAATCCGCTGGCCCCGATCCGCAACTCTCTCCACGTCCTGCGGATATCCCCGCCCAGCGAAGGGCTGTTCGAGCGCGTCAGCGAGATGATGGAGCGCCAGGTCAACCACATGGTGCGATTGGTGGACGATTTGCTCGAGGTGTCCCGGATCACGCGCGGGAAGATCGAGCTGCGCCGGGAGAGCATCGACCTGGCCACCTTGATGCGCTATTCCATCGAGACGAGCCGGCCTCTCATCGAAGCCGCCGGTCACGAGCTGATCCTGGACCTCCCACCGGAGCCGATCCTCCTCGAAGGGGACCCGACGCGCCTTTCGCAGATTCTCGCAAATCTGTTGAACAACGCGGCGAAGTACATGGACCGGGGGGGCAGGATTTGGGTGGGGGCGTCCGTCAAGGGGGGGCAGGTCGTCATCTCGGTACGCGACGCGGGAATCGGCATCCCCGCCGAGGCCCTGCCCCGCATCTTCGAGATGTTCATGCAAGGGGAATCGCATCCCGGCCGGACCCGTGGCGGCTTGGGGATCGGGCTGACGCTGGTCAAGAGGCTCGTCGAGATGCACGACGGCAGCGTCGAGGCGCGCAGCGAGGGAGCGGGAAAAGGCAGCGAGTTCCTGGTCCGCCTGCCGCTCGCCGCCAACCAGCAGCCGCGAACCGGCTCCGGCGACCCCGCGGGCGCGGCGAGCCATCTGCCGTCGACCCGAGTCCTGATCGTCGACGACAACCGCGACTCCGCCGACAGTCTCGGCCTGCTCCTCAAGCTGCGCGGCGTCGACGTCCGGGTCGTCCACGGGGGCGCCGAGGCGCTGGAGTCGATCGAGGCCTACCAACCCGCCATCGTGCTCCTGGACATCGGAATGCCCGGGATGGACGGCTATGAAGTCGCCCGGAAGATTCGGCAGCATCCCGCCGGGCGGTCCATGAAGCTCATCGCCCTCACCGGCTGGGGCCAGGAGCAGGACCGCCGGCGCACCCGGGAAGCCGGGTTCGACCACCATCTCGTCAAGCCGGCCGACGCCGCCGTCCTGGAAGCTCTGTTCAATTCTTTCGAAGTCCCCGCCAGAGCCCGCCGCCTCGAACCCTGA
- a CDS encoding DUF3179 domain-containing (seleno)protein, producing MRTGSRLRSFLGIFLAAAAAFAVALIPAWIIQPFAPQTARGLEIAFLVKKWGKLAAPLLALAALLIAIRLWRASPGWWRRPILVILVALAFVSAWFAWQNHFEWLFHSLPQAGFARAQEAGFVEPGDMVLSVAIGQDAAAYPVRQLAYHHLVADAVGGVPLVATYUTLCHTGLVWETTVDGRALHFHLSGINNQNFIMRDEETGSWWQQVSGKAIAGPLRGRRLKPVPFDESSFATWKREHPGGRVLRKETAFARQYAPADWEKEIAALPVVTRAKPGEPLPPRALIFGLSAGGESRAYPRERLAPEGPINDRLGGVPVLVVLGEDGKTVRAFERRIGGRTLELFLRPAPEPWGLVDAQTASTWDFTGRAVAGPLAGERLPPVRALPDYWFDWKTYHPDTSVYSAGLPAAPR from the coding sequence ATGAGAACCGGCTCGCGCCTCCGATCCTTCCTGGGGATCTTTCTGGCCGCGGCGGCGGCGTTCGCCGTCGCGCTGATACCGGCCTGGATCATCCAGCCCTTCGCGCCGCAGACGGCCCGCGGGCTGGAGATCGCCTTCCTGGTGAAGAAGTGGGGCAAGCTCGCCGCGCCGCTTCTGGCGCTGGCGGCTCTGCTCATCGCCATCCGCCTATGGAGAGCCTCTCCCGGATGGTGGCGCAGGCCGATCCTCGTGATCCTGGTGGCGCTCGCGTTCGTCTCGGCCTGGTTCGCGTGGCAGAACCACTTCGAGTGGCTCTTCCACTCCCTTCCCCAAGCCGGCTTCGCCCGCGCCCAGGAGGCCGGTTTCGTGGAGCCGGGCGACATGGTCCTCTCCGTGGCAATCGGCCAGGACGCCGCGGCCTATCCGGTGCGCCAGCTGGCCTACCACCACCTGGTCGCCGACGCCGTCGGCGGCGTCCCTCTCGTCGCCACCTATTGAACGCTCTGCCACACCGGTCTGGTGTGGGAGACGACGGTGGATGGTCGGGCGCTTCATTTCCACCTCTCCGGCATCAACAACCAGAACTTCATCATGCGGGACGAGGAGACCGGCTCCTGGTGGCAGCAGGTCTCGGGAAAGGCGATCGCCGGACCGCTGAGAGGGCGGCGGCTCAAGCCGGTCCCTTTCGACGAGTCGAGCTTCGCGACCTGGAAGCGGGAGCACCCCGGCGGGAGGGTGCTCCGCAAGGAGACGGCCTTCGCCCGGCAGTACGCGCCGGCCGATTGGGAAAAGGAGATCGCGGCGCTTCCCGTGGTGACTCGCGCCAAGCCCGGCGAGCCCCTGCCGCCGCGCGCCTTGATCTTCGGCCTATCCGCCGGCGGCGAATCCCGCGCCTACCCGCGCGAGCGGCTCGCTCCGGAAGGGCCGATCAACGATCGACTCGGAGGGGTCCCGGTGCTGGTCGTGTTGGGCGAGGATGGCAAGACGGTGCGGGCCTTCGAGCGGCGCATCGGCGGCCGGACCCTGGAGCTGTTCCTCAGGCCCGCGCCGGAGCCCTGGGGGTTGGTCGACGCGCAGACCGCCAGCACCTGGGATTTCACCGGCCGCGCGGTCGCGGGCCCGCTGGCGGGCGAACGGCTACCACCCGTTCGGGCCCTGCCCGACTACTGGTTCGACTGGAAGACCTACCACCCGGACACCAGCGTCTACTCCGCCGGACTCCCCGCCGCTCCACGCTAG
- a CDS encoding ferritin-like domain-containing protein, translating to MASRNQLSPVRKSAPSKEREALINDLNEDLAREYQAIIAYVVYSQVLKGAAYMSIAEELETHAKEELEHALRISKQIDYLGGVPTVVPKAVKVSDDPKTLLQFDLENETETIGQYRRRVRQCEALGEFAMAEHIREILQQEQEHQIDLATALGVNVPHSGD from the coding sequence ATGGCCAGTCGAAACCAGCTTTCCCCGGTCCGGAAGAGCGCTCCCTCCAAAGAGCGCGAGGCGCTGATCAACGATCTGAACGAAGATCTGGCGAGAGAGTACCAGGCCATCATCGCCTACGTCGTGTATTCCCAGGTCCTCAAAGGCGCCGCCTACATGTCGATCGCCGAGGAGCTGGAGACTCATGCGAAGGAAGAGCTGGAGCATGCGCTCCGCATCTCGAAGCAGATCGACTATCTGGGCGGCGTGCCCACGGTCGTGCCGAAAGCGGTGAAAGTGTCGGACGACCCGAAGACGCTGCTCCAGTTCGACCTGGAGAACGAGACCGAGACGATTGGGCAGTACCGCCGGCGGGTGCGCCAGTGCGAGGCACTCGGCGAGTTCGCCATGGCGGAGCACATCCGCGAGATCCTGCAGCAGGAGCAGGAGCACCAGATCGATCTGGCGACCGCGCTGGGCGTGAACGTGCCCCACAGCGGGGACTAG